The following is a genomic window from Hyphomicrobiales bacterium.
CGGCTTGATCTATCTCGCCTTGCTTGCTGCGCTGCGCCAGCGGGCCCGCACGCGCGCCGCGATGGAACAGGCACGGCTCAACGCGCTCGATTCGCGTCTCGCCCATGCCTCGCGCGTCAATGCGCTCGGCGAGATGGCGAGCGGCCTCGCGCATGAACTCACGCAGCCCCTCACGGCCATCCTCGCGCAAGCACAGGCCTCACGGCGGCTGCTCAGCCGTGGAGACACGGGGGCGCTGGCTCCCGTGCTCGACGATACTGTGACCCAGGCGCGCCGGGTTTCCGCGATCCTCGATCGGTTTCGCAACTGGTCGCGCCCGCAGCGCATCTCAGCGATCGCGTTCGATCTGCGCGAGGCCGTGCGTAACGTGCAGGCGCTGCTTGGGCCGCAGGCGGCCCAGCATGGCGCGCAGGTGGAATTCGAAGTACCTGAAAACCCCGTGTCCGTGGTCGCCGACTCTGTTGAAATGGAGCAGGTTGTGTTCAACCTCGTGCGCAACGCGATCGAGGCAGCGGGCCGCGAGAGCGGCGGCGGCAGGGTTTGGGTCAGGTTGCGGCAGGAGGAAAGCGGGATCGTGCTTGAAGTCGCCGACAATGGGCCTGGCGTGGCAGATGCGCTGCGCCCTCGCCTGTTCACGCCATTTACGACGACACGCGCAGGCGGCACCGGCCTCGGGCTGGCGCTGAGCCAACGTCTCGTGGAGCGGGCCGGCGGAGAAATCGCCCTGGTGGACGGTGGTCCGGGCGCGACCTTCCAGGTCGTTCTTCCGCGCGGCGAGCCCTATTCCGTGGCTGCGCAATGATCCGCCCTGTCTATCTGCTGGATGATGATGAGGCGGTGCGCAAGGCGCTCAGTCTGCTCCTGTCCACTGTCGGTATCAAAACGGTCAGCTTTGCCGATCCGACGGTGTTTCTTGCCCAGGTGCCGAAACTCGAGCCCGGTTGCCTGATCCTCGACATTCGTATGCCGGTCATGTCCGGCCTGAAGCTGCAGGAGCGACTGGTGGCGATAGGGGTCGACTGGCCGACCATCGTCATTTCCGGCCATGGTGATATCGAGGCCTGCCGCCGTGCCTTTCGCAACGGCGCGGTCGATTTTCTATCCAAGCCGGTTGATGAAGAGGACTTGATCGATGCGATCCAAAAGGGGCAGGAGGCGCTGGAGCGCGCCCTGAGCCGCCGCGCGGAGCGGGCCGAAACGCTGGCGTTGCTTGCCGCATTGACACCGCGCGAGCGCGAGGTGATCGACCGTATCGCGGAAGGGTTTACGACGCGCCAGATCGCCGAAGGGCTGGGCCTGTCGCCCCGCACGGTCGAGAGCCACCGGGCTGCCATTGGCGCCAAGCTCGGCACGACGTCGCAGGCTGAAATTACGCGCCTCTGGCTCGAAGGGCGCGACGGTCCGTAGAACTACGGATACGTCCGCAAGGCGTACGCATACCCGCCACAAGCTGTGCGGCCTAGTTTCCTTCAACAACGTCGAAAGGAAACCATGATGATCCGCAAACTCGTCTTCGCAGCCGCGCTTTTGGCCCCGCTCGCCGCTGTCGCGCAGGAACTGCCCAGCGCGCCCTATCTGCCGCTCGATGTTGCGACGAAGGCCGCGGATGCAGCGCTGAAGTCCTGCCTCGCCGAAGGCCACAATGTCAGCGTCGCTATCGTGGCGCGTGACGGCGCGACCAAGGTGCTCCTGAAGGCTGACAATTCCGGTCCGCATACCGTGACGAGCGCGCAAGGCAAGGCCTT
Proteins encoded in this region:
- a CDS encoding Histidine kinase, whose protein sequence is MRRNNRPILENPIALIIIGCLLLVAVAGALAIVQRHALVADLEQESVVLHRLASQRADQHDAHLTALSAIAVAAEGQRHDLFLDVAATIARFYPRIDEVQLVSLDPQGETVGTEALDPAMADLVRSAARGSDGRIVLQQHPAKPNHYIMIKRSPNSEAARYGLALGISAEKLLAEGGAFWSRPGISLRLSLPDNRPLIDYGATPETIRFSKPLSSLSQPLLLETGMKISLGDLFPPLKTGLTLVAVGLIYLALLAALRQRARTRAAMEQARLNALDSRLAHASRVNALGEMASGLAHELTQPLTAILAQAQASRRLLSRGDTGALAPVLDDTVTQARRVSAILDRFRNWSRPQRISAIAFDLREAVRNVQALLGPQAAQHGAQVEFEVPENPVSVVADSVEMEQVVFNLVRNAIEAAGRESGGGRVWVRLRQEESGIVLEVADNGPGVADALRPRLFTPFTTTRAGGTGLGLALSQRLVERAGGEIALVDGGPGATFQVVLPRGEPYSVAAQ
- a CDS encoding Two component transcriptional regulator, LuxR family codes for the protein MIRPVYLLDDDEAVRKALSLLLSTVGIKTVSFADPTVFLAQVPKLEPGCLILDIRMPVMSGLKLQERLVAIGVDWPTIVISGHGDIEACRRAFRNGAVDFLSKPVDEEDLIDAIQKGQEALERALSRRAERAETLALLAALTPREREVIDRIAEGFTTRQIAEGLGLSPRTVESHRAAIGAKLGTTSQAEITRLWLEGRDGP
- a CDS encoding conserved exported hypothetical protein (Evidence 4 : Unknown function but conserved in other organisms) — protein: MIRKLVFAAALLAPLAAVAQELPSAPYLPLDVATKAADAALKSCLAEGHNVSVAIVARDGATKVLLKADNSGPHTVTSAQGKAFTSAALGRDTAGLAEFIASKPANTGLRDMDARMVIQAGGLPVKMGKALVGGIGVGGAPSGDIDAGCAVAGLKAIGAAQ